The DNA segment CTCGAGAACGAATACGTGGGTCGGGTCTAAAGCTGACACGTAGAGGAAGAAGCTGCACGTACGTGTAGCCCTTGAGAAAGAAGGCAGTCAATACACGGTTTTAATTAGCTCTTCACCCCAATCCGTCACAGATTCGTTAGGGAGAAAGCGAGAGCGATGGAAGAGATCAGGTCTTCGCCACCGCCGGCGGCAGCCTCGGATAAGAGAAAACCACAATCGTCAGCAGCAATGTCAATAGTGAAGAAGGACTGCTTGTGGTTCGCAACTTCGATGCAAGAGGGTTTTAGATATGTCAAAGCCTCCTTCACAGGCCTGGTACTCATTTCGCTCTCCCCCTCTTAATTGTTTCTTCTGCTGATCTGCTCCCTTACCAGTTTCCTACATGTTTACCCACACGCATGATGGTATTCTCA comes from the Carya illinoinensis cultivar Pawnee chromosome 8, C.illinoinensisPawnee_v1, whole genome shotgun sequence genome and includes:
- the LOC122318045 gene encoding uncharacterized protein LOC122318045 codes for the protein MEEIRSSPPPAAASDKRKPQSSAAMSIVKKDCLWFATSMQEGFRYVKASFTGLAKKMTARNEREASEADLKAAKMQVEATDAAEETKKRLEKTM